A genomic segment from Nicotiana sylvestris chromosome 1, ASM39365v2, whole genome shotgun sequence encodes:
- the LOC104238870 gene encoding chloroplast protein FOR GROWTH AND FERTILITY 2, which translates to MERLIFTNSSLPSSKLHQLKPFPRLPQLQFSVPKFQTLPSLKRVEYRGPNSVSCKCTHDQFSISGSSSPASRFNDGFVGNSAISQDLPNGSGSKPHFLKWVAETLPKQQKVVSASTAVLLSAMLVMLLHPLIVSPAFASFPSAAKTGGPAAAAVGSQLIRNELLTSAWAGFFAGCLHTLSGPDHLAALAPLSIGRTRMESAAVGALWGCGHDAGQLIFGLLFLLLKDRLHIEVIRTWGTRVVGFTLLVIGAMGIKEASEVPTPCVALENGECDVSVYEGIDTTVVGKKKKIGLATFATGIVHGLQPDALLIILPALALPSRTAGVAFLCMFLVGTVIAMGSYTVFIGSCSQALKDRVPRITEKLTWASSLIAIGLGLAIIISQFFGFSLY; encoded by the exons ATGGAGAGGCTTATCTTTACCAACTCTTCACTTCCGTCGTCTAAACTCCACCAACTTAAGCCCTTTCCTCGTCTTCCCCAACTCCAATTCTCCGTTCCAAAATTCCAAACTCTTCCCTCGCTTAAACGTGTTGAGTATCGCGGGCCCAATTCGGTTTCTTGCAAATGCACTCATGACCAGTTTTCAATTTCTGGGTCGTCGTCCCCTGCTTCTAGATTTAATGATGGGTTTGTGGGTAATTCGGCTATATCTCAGGATTTGCCAAATGGGTCGGGTTCGAAGCCCCATTTCCTCAAATGGGTTGCTGAAACTCTACCGAAGCAACAAAAG GTGGTTTCTGCAAGTACAGCAGTCCTACTCTCGGCAATGCTGGTTATGCTCCTCCACCCACTCATTGTTTCACCTGCTTTTGCTAGTTTTCCAAGTGCAGCTAAGACTGGAGGTCCAGCTGCAGCTGCAGTGGGAAGTCAACTCATACGTAATGAACTACTAACAAGTGCATGGGCTGGTTTCTTTGCTGGTTGCCTTCACACCCTATCAGGTCCGGACCATCTTGCTGCTTTGGCTCCTCTCTCGATAGGCCGTACACGGATGGAGAGTGCGGCAGTGGGAGCCCTCTGGGGATGTGGTCATGATGCCGGACAGTTGATTTTTGGCCTCTTGTTTCTACTCTTAAAGGACCGACTCCACATTGAAGTTATTCGTACATGGGGGACGAGAGTAGTTGGCTTCACTCTTCTTGTCATCGGAGCAATGGGAATTAAGGAAGCATCTGAAGTTCCTACACCGTGTGTTGCCCTTGAAAATGGTGAGTGTGATGTTAGTGTATATGAAGGCATTGACACCACTGTTGttgggaagaagaaaaagataggCTTAGCAACTTTCGCCACTGGAATTGTCCATGGGCTGCAACCAGATGCACTGTTGATAATCTTGCCAGCACTTGCTTTGCCTTCTCGCACGGCTGGTGTTGCCTTCTTGTGTATGTTCTTGGTCGGTACTGTTATAGCGATGGGAAGCTATACCGTCTTTATAGGCTCGTGTAGTCAGGCACTGAAGGATAGAGTTCCTAGAATAACTGAGAAGCTCACTTGGGCTTCTTCTTTAATAGCAATAGGCTTAGGTCTAGCTATTATCATCAGTCAATTTTTTGGTTTTAGCCTGTATTAG